The proteins below are encoded in one region of Bacteroides uniformis:
- the istA gene encoding IS21 family transposase, with product MTTKIANILQCYALGMGIKQISRSFELSRNTVRRYVRLFQECGIPIKELAAMPSARIQEMFSEGVGRNREPSQRQLELEALLPEYAARLSRRGVTVKTLYEEYRETHPDGYRHASFGNYLMRYRMVTHVVGHVEHYAGDQMYIDFAGDKLEVVDSESGECRSVEVFVAILPCSHYTYCEAVWSQSRQDLIKACENALHFYGGVPMAIVPDNLKSAVTRSDRNEPVINEEFAAFAEHYGCTVYPTRVRHPKDKALVENAVKLLYRSVYADIEGLVFHSLESLNAAISESLSAFNGRRMSGRPQSRREQFEQIESDCLRPLPAIRHQMKERRSATVMRNGYVTFRLHHYSVPKEYIGKRVEIVYDADTLEIYHGLRLVTTHQRDDTPYSYTTKDAHGLPGRHGSYEKDLEQIYERAGQTDNVLLLYLRKVAELKKYPPAAFRSCRGIMALEKTFGLERLVAASACATQLRLYGYQEIRRILERGDDADFLSKDDIDDEVPVTSIHKNIRGAAYFAQLKHLNRDNNGNK from the coding sequence ATGACAACAAAGATAGCAAACATCCTCCAATGTTACGCATTGGGGATGGGGATAAAGCAGATAAGCAGGAGCTTTGAGCTTTCCCGCAACACGGTGCGCAGATATGTGCGCCTGTTTCAAGAGTGTGGTATACCGATAAAGGAGTTGGCCGCCATGCCTTCCGCTCGCATCCAGGAAATGTTCTCTGAAGGTGTTGGCCGTAACAGGGAACCGTCACAACGCCAGCTTGAGCTTGAGGCACTCCTTCCTGAGTATGCTGCCCGGCTTAGCCGCCGAGGCGTAACAGTGAAAACCCTGTACGAAGAGTACCGCGAGACCCATCCTGACGGATACAGACATGCCAGTTTCGGCAACTATCTCATGCGTTACCGTATGGTGACACATGTCGTAGGCCATGTCGAGCATTATGCCGGAGACCAGATGTATATCGACTTCGCCGGTGACAAACTGGAAGTCGTTGACAGTGAAAGCGGTGAATGTCGCAGCGTTGAAGTGTTCGTGGCCATACTTCCGTGCAGCCACTATACCTATTGTGAGGCGGTCTGGTCCCAGTCAAGACAGGACTTGATTAAGGCGTGTGAGAACGCGCTTCATTTTTACGGCGGGGTTCCGATGGCGATCGTACCAGACAACCTCAAATCGGCGGTAACCCGCAGCGACCGTAACGAGCCGGTAATCAACGAGGAGTTTGCGGCATTTGCCGAACACTACGGATGTACCGTATACCCCACACGGGTACGTCATCCAAAGGACAAGGCCTTGGTGGAGAATGCCGTGAAGCTACTTTACCGATCCGTCTACGCTGACATCGAGGGTCTTGTATTCCACTCGCTGGAGTCTCTGAATGCGGCCATATCCGAATCGCTCTCGGCCTTCAACGGACGCAGGATGAGCGGGCGTCCCCAGTCCAGACGGGAACAGTTCGAGCAGATTGAGTCCGACTGCCTCCGCCCGCTTCCCGCCATACGCCATCAGATGAAAGAGCGACGCTCCGCAACAGTAATGCGTAACGGCTATGTCACCTTCAGGCTTCACCATTACAGCGTACCGAAAGAGTATATAGGCAAACGTGTCGAGATTGTCTATGATGCGGACACGCTGGAAATATATCATGGCCTGCGTCTGGTGACCACACACCAGCGCGATGACACGCCATACTCCTATACGACCAAGGATGCCCACGGACTGCCCGGACGTCATGGAAGTTATGAAAAGGATCTGGAACAGATTTACGAACGGGCCGGCCAGACAGATAACGTCCTGCTGCTGTATCTGCGCAAGGTGGCGGAACTCAAGAAGTATCCTCCCGCGGCGTTCCGTTCATGCAGAGGCATCATGGCGTTGGAGAAGACCTTCGGGCTGGAACGGTTGGTGGCGGCAAGCGCATGCGCCACGCAACTGCGCCTATACGGATATCAGGAGATAAGGCGGATCCTTGAACGCGGGGATGATGCAGACTTCCTGTCAAAAGACGACATTGACGATGAGGTCCCCGTAACATCTATCCACAAAAACATCCGCGGAGCAGCCTACTTCGCACAATTAAAACATTTAAATAGAGACAACAATGGAAACAAATAA
- the istB gene encoding IS21-like element helper ATPase IstB: METNNLTAPIAVEKDRNTLTIELMNRMKLHGMAAAFTESLTSTMAETMTIDSFLHMLLAREWDYRANAAIQRLIRGAAFRYKACLEQIDYAIPRGLDRNQMERLASLEFIRKGQNLFITGSSGTGKSFLATAMGYEACKKGIRTYYANAPKLMGTLKVAKVKGTLESELKRIERSTLLILDDLFLVNLDAKERPILLDIIEDRHGRKSIIITSQLPTDNWYDAIGDPTVADAIMDRIIHTAHRIELTGESVRKMAAYRGK; this comes from the coding sequence ATGGAAACAAATAATCTTACCGCACCGATAGCTGTCGAAAAAGACCGCAACACGTTGACAATCGAACTGATGAACCGTATGAAGCTGCACGGCATGGCCGCCGCCTTCACTGAAAGCCTAACCTCCACTATGGCAGAAACAATGACAATCGACTCTTTCCTGCACATGTTACTTGCCAGGGAATGGGACTACCGTGCCAATGCAGCCATCCAACGCCTTATACGCGGGGCGGCGTTCCGCTACAAGGCCTGCCTCGAGCAGATAGACTATGCAATCCCGCGTGGCCTTGACCGCAATCAGATGGAGCGGCTTGCATCGCTGGAGTTCATCCGCAAGGGACAGAACCTCTTCATCACAGGGTCATCCGGTACCGGGAAGAGCTTCCTTGCCACAGCAATGGGGTATGAAGCCTGCAAGAAGGGCATACGGACATATTATGCGAATGCTCCGAAACTTATGGGTACGCTTAAGGTGGCAAAAGTAAAAGGCACACTGGAATCGGAACTCAAGAGAATCGAACGGAGCACGCTGCTCATATTGGATGACCTCTTCCTTGTGAACCTTGATGCCAAGGAACGACCCATCCTGCTCGATATAATAGAGGACCGACATGGGCGCAAGTCCATCATCATCACCTCGCAACTGCCAACGGACAATTGGTATGATGCAATCGGAGACCCTACAGTAGCAGATGCCATTATGGATCGTATTATACATACGGCGCACCGGATTGAGCTGACAGGAGAAAGTGTCCGTAAAATGGCTGCATACAGAGGGAAATAA
- a CDS encoding NigD1/NigD2 family lipoprotein: protein MKMKSIFNKKILIAIATISSLSLQSCLDDDDNYAMRFPNALVTVKTDADQTVFLQLDDKTTLLPTNMTKSPYGEKEVRALVNYKEVDEPSDIYTQAVHINWIDSILTKPIAPDLGEENDTVYGTDPVEIVNDWVTIAEDGYLTLRFRTQQGDYQTKHFVNLLLSENPENPYEVEFRHNAKGDIYGRYADGLVAFKLDALPDTEGKTVKLKLKWKSFSGEKSAEFDYCTRKSVTPESPAITSVRNSLNLQ, encoded by the coding sequence ATGAAAATGAAGTCAATCTTTAACAAGAAAATTTTAATCGCTATTGCAACCATCAGCTCCTTAAGCCTCCAATCGTGCCTGGACGACGATGATAATTATGCCATGAGATTCCCCAATGCCCTGGTAACGGTAAAGACCGATGCAGACCAGACAGTCTTTCTGCAATTGGATGACAAGACCACTCTGCTGCCTACCAACATGACGAAATCTCCCTACGGCGAGAAGGAAGTCCGCGCTTTAGTAAACTACAAGGAAGTGGACGAGCCCAGCGATATCTACACCCAAGCTGTACATATAAACTGGATAGACAGTATCCTTACCAAACCCATCGCCCCGGATTTGGGTGAAGAGAACGATACCGTATACGGCACCGACCCGGTGGAAATAGTGAACGATTGGGTAACCATCGCAGAAGACGGTTATCTGACCCTTCGCTTTAGAACTCAGCAAGGAGACTATCAAACAAAGCACTTTGTCAATCTGCTGCTGAGCGAGAATCCGGAAAACCCGTATGAAGTAGAATTCCGCCACAATGCCAAGGGCGACATTTACGGCAGGTATGCGGACGGACTGGTTGCTTTCAAGTTGGATGCCCTGCCTGATACAGAAGGCAAGACCGTTAAATTGAAACTGAAGTGGAAATCATTTAGCGGCGAAAAATCTGCGGAATTCGATTATTGTACCCGGAAATCCGTAACGCCCGAAAGTCCGGCTATCACTTCCGTAAGAAACAGCCTAAACCTGCAATAA
- a CDS encoding HU family DNA-binding protein: MSIVYLVRKKVFRTAEGVKQLYYAVQRVLQRRGGVTAELLAQRMASRKGMSSGDVQSVLIDLPKFIEEALMEGESVTIKGLGSFHVAVTSDGFEHPDDVMPGKVRLSRVYFRPDKSLVARLNSGMDFYRYPLSRYFPHDMLRPETLRKERAEGKTGIPDEDPVGMENDTEDFSGEE, translated from the coding sequence ATGAGTATAGTCTATTTGGTTCGAAAGAAGGTTTTCCGCACGGCAGAAGGGGTGAAGCAACTCTATTATGCTGTGCAGCGTGTGTTACAGCGGCGTGGAGGTGTGACGGCAGAGCTGCTGGCGCAGCGTATGGCATCCAGAAAAGGGATGAGTTCGGGAGACGTGCAGAGTGTATTGATAGATTTGCCGAAGTTTATAGAGGAAGCGCTGATGGAGGGAGAGTCGGTGACCATTAAGGGGCTGGGTTCCTTCCATGTGGCGGTGACGAGTGACGGGTTTGAGCATCCCGACGATGTGATGCCGGGCAAGGTACGCTTATCCCGTGTCTATTTTCGTCCGGATAAGTCGCTGGTGGCGAGGCTGAACAGCGGGATGGATTTCTACCGTTATCCGCTTAGCCGATATTTCCCTCACGATATGTTGCGACCGGAAACGCTGCGAAAGGAGCGGGCCGAGGGAAAGACGGGAATTCCGGATGAAGACCCAGTTGGGATGGAAAATGATACGGAGGACTTTTCGGGGGAGGAGTGA
- a CDS encoding MmcQ/YjbR family DNA-binding protein codes for MNVEEFREYCLSLPGVSEKMPFPNVADRYSRDVLCFYVGDKWFCFVNIEVFDFCCIKCRPEESTELRARYEGVKPGWHMNKKYWNSVYFNQDVPDSIIRELVARSYRLVVESLPKRERERYTPMHSL; via the coding sequence ATGAATGTGGAAGAATTCAGAGAATACTGTCTCTCCTTGCCGGGAGTGAGCGAGAAGATGCCTTTTCCTAATGTGGCCGACAGATACAGCCGCGATGTGCTTTGCTTTTATGTGGGCGACAAGTGGTTCTGCTTTGTCAATATCGAAGTGTTCGACTTCTGCTGCATCAAGTGCCGCCCGGAGGAATCAACGGAGCTGCGGGCAAGGTACGAGGGGGTGAAGCCGGGGTGGCACATGAACAAGAAGTATTGGAACAGTGTGTATTTTAATCAGGATGTACCGGACAGCATTATCCGAGAACTGGTGGCACGCTCCTATCGGCTGGTTGTGGAGAGCCTGCCGAAGAGGGAGCGGGAGCGTTATACCCCCATGCACTCCCTATAA
- the aroB gene encoding 3-dehydroquinate synthase: MSKQEVILCEGLANSLTHAIAKCPHDKLFILTDEHTHRLCRPHLDGIPALEEAEEIIIGAEDVHKNMETLAAVWQALSEKGASRHSLLINLGGGMVTDLGGFAASTFKRGIAYINVPTTLLAMVDASVGGKTGINFNGLKNEIGVFAPAACVLLETEFLRSLDAHNFFSGYAEMLKHGLISTPEHLAELLAFDTEKIDYALLKSMVGRSVQVKERIVEEDPLEHGIRKALNLGHTVGHAFESLALAERRPVLHGYAVAWGLVCELYLSYIKTGFPKDKMRQTIQFVKENYGSFTFNCKQYDQLYELMKHDKKNTAGVINFTLLKEVGDICLNQTADKETIFEMFDFYRECMGV; the protein is encoded by the coding sequence ATGAGTAAACAAGAAGTAATCCTTTGCGAAGGACTGGCAAACAGCCTGACGCATGCCATAGCGAAGTGTCCCCATGACAAGCTTTTCATCCTTACCGACGAGCATACCCACCGCCTCTGCCGCCCGCATCTGGACGGTATCCCCGCCCTGGAAGAAGCGGAAGAGATTATTATCGGGGCAGAAGATGTGCACAAGAATATGGAAACGCTGGCTGCCGTATGGCAAGCCCTGAGTGAGAAAGGGGCCAGCCGCCACTCCCTGCTCATCAATCTGGGCGGTGGCATGGTGACCGACCTTGGCGGTTTTGCCGCTTCCACCTTCAAGCGGGGCATCGCCTACATCAACGTTCCCACTACGCTGCTCGCCATGGTCGACGCTTCCGTGGGAGGCAAGACGGGCATCAACTTCAACGGTCTGAAGAATGAAATCGGCGTCTTTGCTCCTGCCGCCTGCGTGCTGCTGGAAACCGAGTTCCTGCGCAGCCTCGATGCCCATAACTTCTTCTCCGGCTATGCGGAGATGCTGAAGCACGGCCTCATCAGTACCCCGGAACATCTGGCGGAACTGCTGGCCTTCGATACGGAGAAGATAGATTATGCCTTGCTGAAGTCCATGGTAGGACGTTCCGTGCAGGTAAAGGAACGCATCGTAGAAGAGGACCCACTGGAACATGGCATCCGCAAAGCCTTGAACCTGGGGCACACCGTGGGACACGCCTTCGAAAGCCTCGCCCTTGCCGAAAGGCGTCCGGTGCTGCACGGCTATGCAGTGGCATGGGGGCTGGTCTGCGAACTCTACCTTTCTTATATAAAGACCGGATTCCCGAAGGACAAGATGCGCCAGACCATCCAATTCGTCAAAGAGAATTATGGCAGCTTCACCTTCAACTGCAAACAGTACGACCAGCTGTACGAACTGATGAAGCATGACAAGAAGAATACCGCCGGAGTCATCAACTTCACCCTATTGAAAGAAGTGGGTGACATCTGTCTCAACCAGACGGCAGACAAGGAGACTATCTTCGAAATGTTCGACTTTTATAGGGAGTGCATGGGGGTATAA
- a CDS encoding TonB-dependent receptor, which yields MKKIITGMALLLVTTLSAFSQTKNITVSGRVVEDTKEPAIQATVQLLLLPDSVQASGTATTAQGYFTLPKVSAGKYVLKVSYIGFKSQYIPLHLYATTTAKNVGTLTLETDAVMLAEAVVTAEAPQVQVVEDTLVYTSSAYRTPEGAMLEELVKKLPGAEIDDEGNVKINGKDLSKIMVDGKEFFGGDVKTGLKNLPVDMIEKLKTYDKKSDLARITGIDDGEEETVLDLTVKKGMNQGWFGNADVAGGTEDRYMGRFMLNRFVDKTQVSVVGSANNVNDQGFSGGGGPPRWRRNNGLTATKMLGVNFATQTDKLELGGSARYNYQDGDIASIGSTEDFLPDGNSYSNSNSRQRNKAKNFNADFRMEWKPDSMTNIIFRPNFSYGKTDNLSNSESGTFNSDPYSLVSDPNNWLNLEKILNPDDDPLRSIRINAINSGSLNDNKSVSMDATLQLNRKLNDKGRNVTFRGRFGYTNNDNNQYTESETHYFQLLNALGGDSILVRNQYITTPTKNYNYSAQLTYSEPIARATFLQFSYQFQYKYSESDKTTYDLQGFPDWGLSTQLPTGYEEHAVDSLGKYAEYRYYNHDASVSLRFIREKYQLSAGMSFQPQHSVLSYKRGDYMIDTTRNVFNFAPNLDLRIRFSKVSQLRMTYRGRSSQPSMENLLPIVDNSNPQNVRIGNPGLKPSFTHNMRFFYNTYNAEKQRGIMSHVNFSATQNSISNSRVYNSETGGWTTTPKNINGNWNAFGMFGFNTALPNKKYTINSFSNANYQNNVAYLTSGKGADAVERKNTTTNLTLGERLNAAYRNDWFEFGLNGSISYSIEKDKLTPDNNQEPYTFSYGANTQISMPWNMTLSTNIANQSRRGYTDSSMNRNELIWNAQLSQTFLKGNATVSFEMYDILKKQSNISRSLTASGRSVYEYNGVNSYCMLHFIYRLNIFGSKAARDKMQGRRGFGGPGFGPGHGPGGFGGRRPF from the coding sequence ATGAAGAAAATTATCACGGGGATGGCGTTGCTGTTGGTAACAACGCTGTCTGCATTTTCACAGACCAAAAACATTACGGTATCGGGCCGTGTCGTGGAGGACACCAAGGAGCCTGCGATACAAGCTACCGTGCAGTTGCTTTTGTTGCCAGACAGTGTTCAGGCATCGGGTACGGCCACTACGGCACAAGGTTATTTCACTCTTCCCAAAGTCAGTGCGGGTAAATACGTGCTGAAGGTTTCCTACATCGGATTCAAGAGCCAGTACATCCCTTTACACCTTTATGCTACGACAACTGCCAAGAACGTGGGTACACTGACATTGGAAACGGATGCGGTGATGCTGGCCGAGGCTGTGGTTACGGCAGAAGCGCCGCAAGTGCAGGTGGTGGAAGATACACTGGTATATACTTCATCTGCCTATCGTACCCCCGAGGGAGCCATGCTCGAGGAGTTGGTGAAGAAGCTGCCCGGTGCGGAGATTGACGACGAGGGTAATGTGAAAATCAACGGTAAGGACTTGTCGAAGATTATGGTCGACGGCAAGGAGTTCTTCGGTGGAGACGTAAAGACCGGTTTGAAGAACCTGCCGGTAGATATGATAGAGAAGCTGAAAACCTACGATAAGAAGTCCGATTTGGCACGTATCACCGGTATTGACGACGGTGAGGAGGAGACGGTGCTCGACCTGACCGTAAAGAAAGGCATGAACCAGGGTTGGTTCGGTAATGCCGACGTGGCCGGAGGGACGGAAGACCGCTATATGGGCCGCTTTATGCTGAACCGCTTCGTGGACAAAACCCAGGTGTCGGTAGTGGGTTCTGCCAATAACGTGAACGACCAGGGCTTTTCGGGTGGTGGCGGTCCTCCGCGCTGGCGCAGGAACAACGGACTTACTGCAACGAAAATGCTGGGTGTGAACTTCGCTACCCAAACCGATAAGCTGGAACTGGGCGGTAGTGCACGCTACAACTATCAGGATGGGGATATTGCAAGTATCGGTTCTACCGAGGACTTTCTGCCGGACGGCAACTCTTACTCCAACTCGAACAGCAGGCAACGTAACAAAGCCAAGAATTTCAATGCCGATTTCCGTATGGAGTGGAAGCCGGACTCGATGACGAATATCATTTTCCGTCCCAACTTCTCGTACGGCAAAACGGACAATCTCTCCAATTCTGAGAGCGGTACGTTCAATTCCGACCCTTACAGTCTGGTGAGTGACCCCAATAACTGGCTGAATCTGGAGAAGATTCTTAATCCGGACGATGACCCGTTGAGGAGTATCCGTATAAATGCTATCAACAGCGGTTCGCTGAACGACAACAAGAGTGTGTCTATGGATGCAACCTTGCAGTTGAACAGAAAGCTGAATGACAAAGGACGCAATGTCACGTTCCGTGGAAGATTCGGTTATACCAATAATGACAACAACCAGTATACGGAGTCGGAAACACATTACTTCCAGTTACTGAATGCTTTGGGAGGAGACTCCATCTTGGTTCGTAACCAGTACATCACTACTCCTACCAAGAACTACAATTACAGTGCACAGCTGACTTACAGCGAACCGATAGCCCGCGCCACTTTCTTGCAATTCAGCTATCAGTTCCAGTACAAGTATAGCGAGAGCGACAAGACGACGTATGATTTGCAGGGTTTTCCGGATTGGGGATTGTCAACCCAGCTTCCCACGGGATATGAAGAGCATGCGGTGGATAGTCTGGGTAAGTATGCGGAATACCGCTACTACAACCACGATGCATCCGTGTCTTTGCGCTTTATCCGCGAGAAGTATCAGTTGAGCGCAGGTATGTCGTTCCAGCCGCAGCATTCTGTATTGTCCTATAAGCGCGGCGACTATATGATTGATACCACCCGCAATGTGTTCAACTTCGCTCCGAACCTGGACTTGCGCATCCGTTTCTCCAAGGTGAGCCAGTTGCGTATGACATATCGCGGGCGTAGCAGCCAACCGAGTATGGAGAATCTGTTGCCGATTGTGGACAACTCCAATCCGCAGAATGTACGTATCGGTAATCCGGGCTTGAAGCCTTCCTTCACGCACAACATGCGATTCTTCTATAATACGTATAATGCCGAAAAGCAGCGCGGTATTATGTCACACGTCAACTTCTCGGCAACGCAGAATAGCATCAGCAATAGCCGTGTGTACAATTCGGAGACTGGTGGATGGACTACAACTCCGAAAAATATCAACGGTAATTGGAATGCGTTCGGCATGTTTGGCTTCAATACGGCACTGCCCAATAAGAAGTATACCATCAACTCCTTCTCCAATGCCAACTATCAGAACAATGTGGCTTATCTGACGTCCGGTAAGGGAGCAGATGCCGTGGAACGGAAGAATACAACCACCAACCTGACGCTGGGCGAACGTCTGAATGCCGCCTATCGTAATGACTGGTTTGAATTCGGCTTGAACGGAAGCATCTCCTATTCAATAGAGAAGGATAAACTGACGCCTGACAATAATCAGGAGCCCTATACCTTCTCCTACGGTGCCAATACGCAGATTTCCATGCCGTGGAACATGACGCTCTCTACCAACATTGCCAACCAGAGCCGTCGAGGATATACGGACAGCAGTATGAACCGTAACGAGCTTATCTGGAATGCACAGTTGTCGCAGACTTTCCTGAAAGGGAATGCCACCGTCAGCTTCGAGATGTACGACATTCTGAAGAAGCAGAGTAACATCAGCCGTTCGCTGACTGCAAGCGGCCGCTCGGTGTACGAATATAACGGCGTGAACAGCTATTGCATGCTTCACTTCATCTATCGTCTGAATATTTTCGGCAGCAAGGCCGCCCGCGATAAGATGCAGGGCAGACGCGGCTTCGGCGGTCCGGGCTTCGGTCCGGGGCATGGTCCTGGCGGTTTCGGAGGACGCAGGCCGTTCTAA
- the cls gene encoding cardiolipin synthase, with translation MLDWNFIASQIATIAFDIVYFGAIIGTIVVIILDNRNPVKTMAWILILMFLPIVGLVFYFFFGRSQRRVRMIGKKSYSRLLKKPMAEYLAQDSCALPINYSRLISLFRNTNQAFPFDGNRVEAYTLGLSMLQSLLRELGKATKHIHMEFYIFEDDAIGRLVRDVLMEKARAGVEVRVIYDDVGCWHVPNRFFEEMREAGIEVRSFLKVRFPLFTSKVNYRNHRKIVVIDGRIGFVGGMNLAERYMRGFSWGIWRDTHLLLEGKAVHGLQTAFLLDWYFVDRTLITSTRYFPKIENCGTSLAQIVTSEPVGPWKDIMQGLVISISSAKKYFYIQTPYFLPTEAVLVAMQTAALSGVDVRLMLPMRADNRLTHLGSCSYLADVLYSGVKVYFYKKGFLHSKLMVSDDELSTVGSTNVDFRSFEHNFEVNAFIYDTETALQMREIFLQDQRDCVQVFLKNWVKRPWYRKAAESVVRLMAPLL, from the coding sequence ATGCTTGATTGGAACTTCATTGCCAGCCAGATTGCTACGATAGCCTTCGACATTGTTTATTTCGGTGCCATCATCGGAACGATTGTCGTCATTATCCTCGACAACCGCAATCCGGTGAAAACCATGGCATGGATACTGATACTGATGTTCCTTCCCATCGTGGGGCTGGTGTTTTACTTCTTCTTCGGGCGTAGTCAGCGCCGTGTGCGCATGATAGGGAAGAAGAGTTACAGCCGTTTGTTGAAGAAACCTATGGCAGAATATCTGGCGCAGGACTCATGTGCGCTTCCCATCAATTACAGTCGTCTCATATCCTTGTTCCGTAATACCAACCAGGCTTTCCCCTTCGATGGAAACCGGGTGGAAGCCTATACCCTGGGGCTCTCCATGCTGCAATCCCTGCTGCGCGAACTGGGGAAAGCAACGAAGCATATCCACATGGAATTCTATATCTTTGAGGACGATGCCATTGGGCGCTTGGTACGTGATGTCCTGATGGAAAAGGCGCGTGCCGGGGTAGAGGTACGTGTGATTTATGATGATGTGGGTTGTTGGCATGTTCCCAACCGTTTTTTTGAAGAGATGCGCGAGGCCGGTATCGAGGTACGCAGCTTTCTGAAGGTACGTTTTCCGCTTTTCACCAGTAAGGTGAACTATCGTAATCATCGGAAAATAGTTGTCATTGACGGGCGCATCGGCTTTGTGGGGGGGATGAATCTTGCCGAACGCTATATGCGCGGATTCTCATGGGGCATCTGGCGGGACACACATCTGCTGCTGGAGGGCAAGGCTGTTCACGGATTGCAGACCGCCTTCCTACTCGATTGGTACTTTGTGGACCGTACACTGATTACGTCTACCCGCTATTTCCCGAAAATAGAAAACTGCGGTACTTCCTTGGCGCAGATTGTAACGAGTGAGCCCGTAGGCCCATGGAAAGACATTATGCAGGGACTTGTCATATCCATTTCCAGCGCAAAGAAATATTTCTATATCCAGACTCCCTACTTCCTGCCCACCGAAGCCGTACTTGTTGCTATGCAGACAGCCGCCTTGTCAGGTGTCGATGTGCGTCTGATGTTGCCCATGCGTGCTGATAACCGCTTGACGCATCTGGGTTCCTGCTCTTATCTGGCAGATGTGCTCTATTCGGGAGTCAAGGTCTATTTCTATAAGAAAGGCTTCTTGCACTCCAAACTGATGGTTTCGGATGATGAGTTGTCCACGGTAGGCTCTACGAATGTGGATTTCCGCAGTTTTGAACATAACTTTGAGGTGAATGCCTTCATCTATGACACAGAAACAGCGCTTCAGATGCGCGAAATCTTCCTTCAAGACCAGCGCGACTGCGTACAAGTATTCCTGAAGAACTGGGTGAAGCGCCCCTGGTATCGTAAGGCCGCAGAGAGTGTGGTGCGGCTGATGGCGCCGCTGTTATAA
- the rsmD gene encoding 16S rRNA (guanine(966)-N(2))-methyltransferase RsmD, whose amino-acid sequence MRVISGIYKRRRFDVPHSFKARPTTDFAKENLFNVLSNYMDFEDGIRALDLFAGTGSISIELVSRGCDQVISVEKDRDHYAFICKIMQELKTDKCLPIRGDVFKYLKSGREQFDFIFADPPYELAGLETLPDLIFENNLLKEDGLFVLEHGKKNSFEEHPHFVERRVYGSVNFTIFK is encoded by the coding sequence ATGCGAGTAATCAGCGGAATATACAAAAGAAGACGTTTCGACGTGCCCCACTCCTTCAAGGCACGCCCCACCACAGACTTTGCCAAAGAGAATCTGTTCAATGTGCTCTCCAACTACATGGACTTTGAGGACGGCATCCGTGCCCTCGACCTATTTGCCGGTACGGGCAGCATCAGCATCGAGCTTGTGTCCAGAGGCTGCGACCAAGTAATCAGCGTGGAAAAAGACCGCGACCACTATGCCTTCATCTGCAAAATTATGCAGGAATTAAAGACGGACAAGTGCCTACCCATACGCGGTGACGTATTCAAATACCTCAAAAGCGGACGCGAGCAGTTCGACTTTATCTTTGCCGACCCTCCCTACGAGCTTGCCGGGCTGGAAACCTTGCCCGATCTCATCTTCGAGAACAACTTGCTGAAAGAAGACGGACTCTTCGTCTTGGAACACGGGAAGAAAAACAGTTTCGAGGAACATCCGCACTTTGTGGAGAGAAGGGTATACGGGAGCGTGAACTTCACGATATTTAAATGA
- a CDS encoding DUF3822 family protein, with amino-acid sequence MIETTDFNKSEQYTLSIRLSTDGFSFSVFNPLGDGEFSYYDRAVDESFSLTANLKQTFRELAWLERPFRRVNVLMADKRFTFIPLEFFEDEQTEIIFYHNHPKRENETVQYNILHKSSTVVLFGMDKSACSFLREQYPDVKFYSQASPFIEFFSSKSRLGNNRKMYAHLRKDAVDVYGYERGRLLLANSFECRSTPDRVYYLLYIWKQLGFEQERDELHLTGDLNDKELLLPELRKFIRQVFIMNPATNLDLQAITLCE; translated from the coding sequence ATGATAGAAACGACTGATTTTAATAAATCGGAACAGTATACATTATCCATCCGTCTCAGTACGGATGGATTTTCTTTTTCTGTGTTCAACCCTCTGGGCGACGGCGAGTTCTCTTACTACGACCGTGCAGTGGACGAGTCCTTCTCCCTCACTGCCAATCTGAAACAGACCTTCCGCGAACTGGCATGGCTGGAACGCCCCTTCCGCCGTGTCAATGTGCTCATGGCAGACAAACGCTTCACGTTCATTCCCCTGGAGTTCTTCGAGGACGAACAAACGGAAATCATTTTCTATCACAACCATCCTAAACGGGAAAACGAAACCGTACAATACAACATACTGCATAAGAGCAGCACTGTCGTACTGTTCGGCATGGATAAGAGTGCCTGCTCCTTCCTTCGCGAACAGTATCCCGATGTCAAGTTCTATTCCCAAGCCAGCCCCTTCATTGAGTTCTTCTCCTCAAAGAGCCGCTTGGGCAACAACCGGAAGATGTATGCACACTTGCGAAAAGATGCCGTAGACGTATACGGCTACGAACGCGGACGCCTCCTTCTTGCCAATTCCTTTGAATGCAGAAGCACACCCGACCGTGTCTACTACCTATTATATATATGGAAACAACTCGGCTTCGAGCAGGAACGCGATGAGCTGCACCTGACCGGTGACCTAAACGACAAAGAACTGCTACTGCCCGAACTGCGAAAATTCATCCGGCAGGTATTCATCATGAATCCCGCCACTAATCTTGACCTGCAAGCCATAACCCTATGCGAGTAA